The following proteins are co-located in the uncultured Fusobacterium sp. genome:
- the tuf gene encoding elongation factor Tu, whose product MAKEKFERSKPHVNIGTIGHVDHGKTTTTAAISKVLSDLGLAQKVDFDKIDVAPEERERGITINTAHIEYETKTRHYAHVDCPGHADYVKNMITGAAQMDGAILVVSAADGPMPQTREHILLSRQVGVPYIVVYLNKADMVDDPELLELVEMEVRELLSEYGFPGDDIPVVTGSSLGALNGEQKWVDQIIALMDAVDEYIPTPERAVDQPFLMPIEDVFTITGRGTVVTGRVERGVIKVGEEVEIVGIKPTTKTTCTGVEMFRKLLDQGQAGDNIGALLRGTKKEEVERGQVLAKPGSIHPHTNFRSEVYVLTKEEGGRHTPFFSGYRPQFYFRTTDITGAITLPEGVEMVMPGDNIEMRVELIHPIAMETGLRFAIREGGRTVASGVVAEITK is encoded by the coding sequence ATGGCTAAAGAAAAATTTGAAAGAAGCAAACCCCATGTAAACATCGGGACAATCGGACACGTTGACCACGGAAAAACAACTACAACAGCTGCTATTTCTAAAGTATTATCAGATTTAGGACTAGCTCAAAAAGTAGATTTCGATAAAATTGACGTTGCTCCAGAAGAAAGAGAAAGAGGAATAACAATCAACACAGCTCACATCGAGTATGAAACAAAAACTAGACACTATGCACACGTTGACTGTCCAGGACATGCTGACTACGTTAAAAACATGATCACAGGAGCAGCTCAAATGGACGGAGCAATCCTAGTTGTATCAGCAGCAGATGGACCAATGCCTCAAACAAGAGAACACATCCTACTATCAAGACAAGTTGGAGTACCTTACATCGTAGTATACTTAAACAAAGCTGACATGGTAGACGATCCAGAATTACTAGAACTAGTAGAAATGGAAGTAAGAGAACTATTATCAGAATATGGATTCCCAGGAGATGACATTCCAGTAGTAACAGGATCATCACTAGGAGCACTAAACGGAGAACAAAAATGGGTTGACCAAATCATCGCGCTAATGGATGCAGTAGATGAGTACATCCCTACACCAGAAAGAGCAGTAGATCAACCATTCCTAATGCCAATAGAAGACGTATTCACAATAACAGGAAGAGGAACAGTTGTAACAGGAAGAGTAGAAAGAGGAGTAATCAAAGTAGGAGAAGAAGTAGAAATAGTTGGAATCAAACCTACAACAAAAACTACTTGTACTGGAGTAGAAATGTTCAGAAAACTTCTTGATCAAGGACAAGCAGGAGACAACATCGGAGCTCTATTAAGAGGAACTAAAAAAGAAGAAGTAGAAAGAGGACAAGTTCTAGCAAAACCAGGATCAATCCACCCACATACAAACTTCAGATCAGAAGTATACGTACTAACTAAAGAAGAAGGAGGAAGACATACTCCATTCTTCTCAGGATACAGACCACAATTCTATTTTAGAACAACAGATATAACAGGAGCAATCACATTACCAGAAGGAGTAGAAATGGTAATGCCTGGAGATAACATCGAAATGAGGGTAGAATTAATCCACCCAATCGCAATGGAAACAGGATTAAGATTCGCAATCAGAGAAGGTGGAAGAACAGTAGCTTCTGGAGTAGTTGCTGAAATCACTAAATAA
- a CDS encoding APC family permease, with amino-acid sequence MESKKYGLTTAIAMIVGIVIGSGIFFKSDNILIYTNGSIIKGIAVFSIAAIGIIFGSLTIGVLASKTTAAGGIITYADEYSGRKVACAFGWFLTFVYYPALVAVLAWVTGVYICMLFGFDPTMERLLYISVISSGICFLINVISTKLGGYYQNISTIIKIVPLFLIAIAGLVYGDPKLILNETTLKVGAYGGTWLAALGPVAFSYDGWVVSTSIAHELKNSKKTLPLALTIGPIFVLIAYILYFVGISILVGPEKIMALGDEHVNIAALKLFGKNGAKLILIFIVVSVTGTLNGFILGFIRLPYSLALRKMLPFSSEIEKIDKRTGVSKISATFAVVISMVWIWMNYITQKYNMLPNSDVSEIPIVASYILYIILYFNVIKLYKKGEVPSFTKGVIIPILAIIGSSIIVVGGLQNPMTIYYLIICSVVICLALLFLKVQNTKLEAELNKIR; translated from the coding sequence ATGGAGAGTAAAAAATATGGATTAACAACAGCGATAGCTATGATAGTGGGAATAGTTATAGGATCAGGGATCTTTTTTAAAAGTGATAATATTTTGATATATACAAATGGGAGTATTATAAAAGGAATAGCTGTATTCTCTATTGCTGCAATAGGTATTATTTTTGGGAGCTTAACAATAGGTGTTTTAGCCTCTAAAACAACGGCAGCAGGAGGAATTATAACATATGCTGATGAATATTCTGGAAGGAAAGTAGCTTGTGCTTTTGGATGGTTTCTTACTTTTGTATATTATCCAGCCTTGGTTGCTGTTTTAGCATGGGTAACAGGAGTATATATATGTATGTTGTTTGGTTTTGATCCTACTATGGAAAGGTTATTATATATAAGTGTAATAAGTTCAGGTATATGTTTTTTAATAAATGTAATTTCAACTAAATTAGGAGGATATTATCAAAATATATCAACAATTATAAAAATAGTTCCTCTTTTTTTAATTGCAATAGCTGGATTAGTTTATGGAGATCCTAAATTGATATTAAATGAAACAACTTTAAAAGTTGGAGCATATGGTGGAACTTGGTTAGCAGCATTGGGACCAGTTGCTTTCTCTTATGATGGTTGGGTAGTTTCGACATCCATAGCTCATGAATTGAAAAATAGTAAAAAAACTCTTCCGTTAGCTTTAACTATAGGACCGATTTTTGTTTTAATTGCTTATATACTGTATTTTGTAGGAATTAGCATTTTGGTTGGTCCGGAAAAAATAATGGCATTAGGAGATGAACATGTTAATATTGCAGCTTTAAAACTTTTTGGAAAGAATGGAGCAAAATTAATTTTAATTTTTATTGTTGTATCTGTTACAGGAACGCTAAATGGATTTATTTTAGGTTTTATAAGACTTCCTTACTCTTTAGCACTAAGAAAAATGCTGCCTTTTTCTTCAGAGATAGAAAAGATTGATAAAAGAACAGGAGTGTCAAAAATATCAGCAACTTTTGCTGTAGTTATTTCAATGGTATGGATATGGATGAACTATATAACACAAAAATATAATATGTTACCAAATTCAGATGTATCTGAAATTCCAATAGTTGCCAGCTATATTCTATATATAATATTGTATTTTAATGTGATAAAGCTTTATAAAAAAGGAGAAGTCCCAAGTTTTACAAAAGGAGTTATAATTCCAATATTGGCTATAATAGGATCAAGTATAATTGTAGTTGGAGGGCTTCAAAATCCAATGACAATATACTACTTAATAATTTGTAGTGTTGTTATATGTTTAGCTTTGTTAT